The proteins below come from a single Jaculus jaculus isolate mJacJac1 chromosome X, mJacJac1.mat.Y.cur, whole genome shotgun sequence genomic window:
- the LOC101617218 gene encoding melanoma antigen preferentially expressed in tumors-like: MKMDRKEPATLLALAIQSLLSNDSAAIHALGEIPRELFIPLFTAAFKGGHKKTLTEMVKTWPFFCLHIGNLSVQKPHGELLKAMVDGLQILPAKNCDSRRPKLRILDLRQDTDCRTTCPAISTKSPVCLYSCVNAKQSMLKIESINSIVTSESETQSSRKAMELLVDLFFDGTLKEREFISSIVNKIKQSLGFLHLCCRDLQIDTFYDCEDILSILDLVCIDNLAIEQASLSEVTTLLSRIVQLDSLSLTKIRFRSLNGDIFRNFLMHLGRMDHLKELNLSSFCLTNHLEKLLRVLPPDLDFLYLPFCEVSPRDFTFLSQCPQTSHLKVLNLSNNPMYWEDFEPFQTLLENLSGTLRHLEINNCLLTDSTMLVFLPALSHCSKLRLLSFASNPITMPTLMTIVQHLMSLMELKYVIYPIPVHCYEGCYSQRQVDRQKLGEVQTQLKMMLQLAGRDDMRCMTYAW, from the exons ATGAAGATGGACAGAAAGGAACCAGCCACACTGCTAGCTCTTGCTATACAGAGTCTACTGAGTAATGACTCTGCAGCAATTCATGCCCTTGGGGAAATCCCAAGAGAACTTTTTAtcccattgttcactgctgccttCAAGGGTGGGCATAAGAAGACACTGACAGAAATGGTGAAGACTTGGCCATTTTTCTGTCTCCATATTGGAAATTTAAGTGTGCAGAAGCCACATGGAGAACTCTTGAAAGCCATGGTTGATGGTCTTCAGATCCTTCCTGCCAAGAACTGTGATTCTCG GAGGCCTAAACTGAGGATCCTAGATTTAAGACAAGACACTGACTGCAGGACCACATGCCCTGCAATTAGTACCAAGTCTCCTGTCTGTTTGTATTCTTGTGTTAATGCTAAACAATCTATGCTAAAAATAGAATCTATCAATAGTATTGTAACTTCAGAGTCTGAGACTCAGTCATCCAGAAAGGCTATGGAATTATTAGTGGACCTTTTCTTTGATGGCACCTTAAAGGAAAGAGAATTTATTTCTTCAATTGTAAATAAAATCAAGCAGAGCTTAGGGTTCTTGCACCTCTGCTGTCGAGATTTGCAAATTGATACATTTTATGACTGTGAAGACATTCTGAGCATTCTGGATCTGGTGTGCATTGATAACCTTGCAATTGAGCAGGCTTCTCTGAGTGAAGTCACTACACTTTTGTCTCGGATTGTCCAACTAGACAGCCTTAGTCTAACTAAAATTAGATTTAGGTCTTTGAATGGAGACATCTTCAGGAATTTTCTCATGCATCTTGGGCGAATGGATCACCTGAAGGAACTCAACTTGTCTTCATTCTGTCTCACAAACCATCTTGAAAAACTACTTAG AGTCCTTCCACCAGATTTGGATTTCttgtatctgcctttctgtgaAGTTTCTCCCAGAGACTTCACATTTTTGTCCCAGTGTCCTCAGACCAGCCATCTAAAAGTGTTGAATCTCAGTAATAACCCAATGTATTGGGAGGATTTTGAGCCTTTTCAAACACTTCTGGAGAACCTCTCAGGTACTTTGAGACATCTAGAGATAAATAATTGTCTGTTAACAGATTCTACAATGCTTGTTTTCCTCCCAGCCCTAAGCCACTGTTCCAAACTTCGTCTCCTCAGCTTTGCCTCTAACCCCATTACAATGCCCACACTCATGACTATTGTGCAACACTTAATGTCCTTGATGGAATTGAAATATGTGATCTATCCTATCCCTGTACATTGCTATGAAGGATGTTATTCTCAACGCCAGGTAGACCGACAGAAGTTAGGTGAAGTGCAGACACAATTGAAAATGATGCTTCAGCTGGCAGGGAGGGATGACATGAGATGTATGACATATGCTTGGTAA